The Drosophila gunungcola strain Sukarami chromosome 3L unlocalized genomic scaffold, Dgunungcola_SK_2 000003F, whole genome shotgun sequence genome contains a region encoding:
- the LOC128258258 gene encoding LOW QUALITY PROTEIN: glutamate transporter polyphemus (The sequence of the model RefSeq protein was modified relative to this genomic sequence to represent the inferred CDS: inserted 1 base in 1 codon), with the protein MADKGGYNPYENRNVAKPISDFGAFILLLKCVVGTGILALPLAFYYAGIVNGVVLLSLVCFMLIHGIQLLVYSMVECSRRMEVGYATFPEAMVYSFGQGPKCFRYCARAGGCIVDIVLCCSHYGVCVVYMVFVAVNYKQLFDYYVGVLDLRAFVAVIGLLLMAPFMIRQLKYLIPFNVVANILIYVGFLMMMYYLFVDLPPISERAIFFGAVEKLPLFFGIALFSITSVGVMLAIEAQMAKPQHYIGWFGVLNSAILLVLVSYIFFGIMGYWRYGDQTAGSVSLNIPTNEVVAQVSKAFIATSIFLTYPLSGYVVINIIMTHYWNKKGELKHAVLKELILRVIFVLVTTANGIVVPNLGPLLSLVGAFTISLLNLVFPALIEICLYYPPDYSYGKLKWKLVKDILXVVIGLLILIQGTVFSIMDMIKEYGGGSEDTTTEEFVSTEGNPTVLTTAIIVATAAPAEEPAFRYF; encoded by the exons ATGGCCGATAAAGG CGGCTATAATCCATATGAAAATCGAAATGTGGCTAAGCCGATATC TGATTTTGGAGCATTTATATTGCTACTGAAGTGCGTGGTGGGAACTGGAATTTTGGCCTTGCCCTTGGCTTTTTACTACGCTGGCATAGTCAATGGCGTGGTGTTGCTCAGCCTGGTTTGCTTCATGCTGATCCATGGTATTCAGTTGCTG GTTTATAGCATGGTGGAGTGCTCCAGGCGAATGGAGGTTGGCTATGCCACCTTCCCGGAAGCGATGGTCTACTCTTTTGGCCAGGGACCCAAGTGCTTCCGGTATTGCGCAAGAGCAGGAGGCTGTATAGTCGACATTGTGCTGTGTTGTTCGCACTACGGCGTCTGTGTGGTCTACATGGTCTTTGTGGCAGTCAACTACAAGCAGCTTTTCGACTACTATGTGGGAGTGTTGGATCTGCGAGCGTTTGTTGCCGTCATCGGACTTCTCCTGATGGCCCCCTTTATGATACGCCAGCTGAAGTATCTGATACCCTTTAACGTAGTGGCCAATATCCTTATCTATGTCGGATTTCTAATGATGATGTACTATCTGTTCGTGGATCTTCCGCCCATATCGGAACGAGCAATCTTCTTTGGCGCAGTGGAGAAATTgcctttattttttggcatCGCACTGTTCTCCATCACTTCGGTTGGAGTG ATGTTGGCCATCGAAGCCCAAATGGCCAAGCCACAACATTACATCGGTTGGTTCGGCGTTCTCAATTCGGCCATACTTCTGGTTTTAGTCTCGTATATTTTCTTCGGAATCATGGGCTATTGGCGATACGGGGACCAAACTGCTGGCAGTGTGTCACTCAACATTCCCACAAATGAAGT CGTTGCGCAAGTGTCAAAGGCCTTTATAGCCACCTCCATATTCCTGACTTATCCGCTGTCGGGTTATGTGGTCATCAACATTATAATGACCCATTATTGGAACAAGAAGGGCGAGCTGAAGCATGCGGTGCTGAAGGAGCTGATCCTGCGGGTTATTTTCGTCTTGGTTACCACAGCCAATGGGATAGTTGTCCCCAATTTGGGTCCTCTGTTGTCGTTGGTCGGTGCCTTTACCATATCACTACTGAATCTGGTCTTTCCCGCCTTGATCGAGATTTGTTTGTACTATCCGCCGGACTATAGCTATGGCAAGCTGAAGTGGAAGCTGGTGAAGGACATAC TCGTAGTCATTGGCCTACTGATCCTAATCCAGGGCACAGTCTTCTCCATAATGGACATGATTAAGGAGTATGGCGGTGGCAGCGAGGATACAACTACCGAGGAATTCGTCTCCACCGAAGGCAACCCCACCGTGCTTACTACCGCCATTATTGTAGCTACAGCTGCACCTGCAGAGGAACCTGCTTTTAGATATTTCTAA